In Xyrauchen texanus isolate HMW12.3.18 chromosome 32, RBS_HiC_50CHRs, whole genome shotgun sequence, the following proteins share a genomic window:
- the LOC127626383 gene encoding protein ATP6V1FNB, with the protein MRNLLTTQDQNFYRELILKEAYTRLAWKMKYSEEYPTRFTTRRSKSIEPFNPPTVSKLVLPPVVQKLEKKQGAPVLVKRSLSEAPLMRPVSPHIKESLYHGFSKEGKGRHLYLRKRAQKDPENKFDYPILSSWDYGWRLGDYEMDCKTPAHGRSGIVRSTFYARNGIFNIPTATDQFG; encoded by the exons ATGAGGAACCTGCTCACCACTCAGGACCAGAACTTCTACCGTGAACTGATTCTGAAGGAGGCCTACACACGACTGGCGTGGAAGATGAAATACAGCGAGGAATATCCGACTAGATTCACAACTCGCAGGTCCAAGTCAATTGAGCCGTTTAACCCCCCGACTGTCAGTAAACTCGTACTGCCTCCTGTGGTCCAAAAGCTTGAGAAGAAACAAGGAGCCCCTGTCTTGGTGAAGCGGTCCCTGAGTGAGGCCCCTCTGATGAGGCCTGTGAGCCCACACATCAAAGAGTCTCTCTACCATGGCTTTTCCAAAGAGGGCAAAGGACGACATCTGTATCTGCGAAAACGTGCCCAAAAAGACCCGGAGAACAAATTTGATTATCCAATCCTGTCGTCCTGGGACTATGGTTGGAGGTTAG GTGACTATGAGATGGACTGCAAGACGCCGGCCCATGGGAGATCTGGGATTGTGAGGAGCACATTCTACGCCAGGAATGGCATTTTTAATATTCCCACGGCAACGGATCAGTTTGGATGA
- the LOC127626382 gene encoding deoxyribonuclease gamma-like has product MTLTRALFLLLNLGGALTLKICSFNIKSFGESKISKPDVMDIILESISRCDLMLVLEIKDVKGNAFGQLMTQLNSRYRTRADEFGYVISERLGRKSYKEQYAFIYRQKRVSVNAVYQYPDTQTGDEDAFAREPFAVWFSSPKTEIKDFVVIPIHTVPEAAVKEIDELYDVYHNVSELWQSENFIIMGDFNAACGYVPKRQWVNIRLRSDSQFVWLTGDKLDTSVKVSTKCAYDRVVLRGEKLVEAVNPESVEVFDFKDEFGLTEQQALAVSDHFPLCITVNQARMRG; this is encoded by the exons ATGACGCTGACCAGAGCTCTGTTCCTGCTGTTGAACCTCGGAGGAGCCCTGACCCTAAAGATCTGCTCCTTTAACATAAAGTCCTTTGGAGAGAGCAAAATCTCCAAACCAGATGTGATGGACATTATCCTGGAG AGTATCAGTCGCTGTGACCTCATGCTTGTTCTGGAGATCAAAGATGTGAAAGGAAACGCATTCGGTCAACTCATGACTCAACTGAACAG CAGGTACAGAACCCGAGCAGATGAATTTGGTTACGTTATTAGTGAGAGACTGGGGAGAAAATCATATAAGGAGCAGTATGCTTTCATATACAG GCAGAAGAGGGTGTCTGTGAATGCAGTCTATCAGTATCCAGACACACAAACTGGAGATGAAGATGCATTCGCTCGAGAACCGTTTGCCGTTTGGTTTTCGTCTCCAAAGACTG AAATCAAGGATTTTGTCGTCATTCCTATTCACACAGTCCCAGAGGCAGCCGTGAAAGAAATTGATGAATTGTACGATGTTTATCACAACGTCTCAGAACTGTGGCAATCAGAG AACTTCATCATCATGGGTGATTTCAATGCCGCCTGCGGTTACGTGCCGAAGAGACAATGGGTGAACATCCGTCTGCGATCTGACAGTCAATTTGTGTGGTTGACCGGGGACAAGCTGGACACATCAGTGAAGGTGTCAACCAAATGTGCTTATGACAG GGTCGTTCTCCGTGGAGAGAAGTTGGTTGAAGCTGTGAACCCTGAATCAGTAGAGGTGTTCGACTTCAAAGATGAATTTGGACTCACTGAGCAACAg GCTTTGGCAGTGAGCGACCATTTTCCACTCTGCATTACTGTAAATCAAGCACGGATGAGAGGATAA